The genomic region tttttcccccttttccttcttcttttctttttcttttttccttttcttattttttattttaagtttattttttttacaaatttcaaaaatATTATATAATTTAGTTGCGTACCCTGAAATGTTTGGGTTTTACAAAAATCATTCaaagttttttaaaaaaatcacgttTTGCAAAATATGTTtgaagttttcaaaaaaaaaatgtttcAGTTTTCAAAGGGTTTTGGACAAGTTACGACTCCATAATAAACCGACTCATAAAGCAATGCATTTCCCTTAGGGAAATGCAACATTTTAATCATCAACACCCTTTTTGTTTCATGATTGCTTTGCGAGTCTTGATcaagaagaaaaaagaaatgaaGATGTAGTTAACTAGGTTTAGTTTAggacttttttttccttttacccAATATAAATTGATAATGATTTTGTAATTGTATTTATATAAATAAAGCTTTTTTCCTTATCTAGATTGTAGGATTCATAATATTACTTTGTAGTAATTTATTTATTATAAAAATTTTAAATTCCTTTTTGGATCAAACTTTTGTCATATAACTTTGTAAAAAGAATTTAATCATTAATTCTCATCCTATTATTTATTTGTCTAATTCTACTTCAATTGTAATATGGAGTTGTACTTATGCACATAGGTCCTTAACTTATATCCTATTTGAATTGTGAACCAAGTACTAAAAAAagagcaaaggtcatgccaaatttaaTACTTGAGTCACTTTCATCTAAATTCAACTAAGTTCAGAACGTTTAATTTTACCCCAATGTTTATATGCATGAATGCAATGCACATTCGAAAGAAAAATAAACCCATGCAACTCTCTAAACTATGGGACATTACAGCACTGTGGGTTGTCTTCTGGTCGGTTCGCCTTGTGACACCTCCATTTGACTTATGGTTGCTCCCACACTTGGTGTTTTATTTTGTATGATGAGTTTCTTCCATGTTCGGATCCATTCCCTGCGGAAACACATTAAACCAAGGATTTCGTAATTTCTTGCgttcattagtcattagtggcaatatcAAAGTGACTCTCTTGGATATTCTAGGATTATCCGGTTTAAACAACGGTGTGACAAGTGACATCACTCATTGCCCTCCTCAAGCTTAAAACCTCCTCTTCAAGCTAAAATCTTGATGGTCCTCGAGGAAGAATCAAAAATCAGTAGTAAGAAACACAGTTATTTAAATTGAAATAATGAGTAGGTTTTGGATTCGTGGTGGTTGTGTTATGCAGGTGGCCTCTAAACACGTCTTCTGGTGGAGTGGACGTCGTTGCTTCGTGTCTTTGTCCTCTAGCTCATTCTTCAATGGCGACATTCGACTAGCTTCGCCTTAGTCGGGGAGCCTGTGAGGTTGGTTGCCTCGGATCCACCTGGCCGGGATCTGTTTGGTCGCCAAACCCTCTGTGTCGCCTTCCAGAATTTCACTTTCATCAACTTTTGGTCACTTTCACCAAATTTCAGAGTCGGTTTTCAACAAAATTTTGGTGTCACTTTCAACAAAATTCTGAGTCATTCTCACTTTTAGCAATTCCGGAGTTGCTCTAAAAACAAAGTGTCATTTCCAACAAAAACAGTGGAGCGCAGCAGCCCAGCGTGTTGGACCGCAGGAAATTGATAGGATAGGAAGGAGGGAGACGTTGCCCATCGATAAAGGCAAGGCATACGTAGAGGCAAGGCAGGCCACGTATCTCTCTCTCTCGCCAGtcgccatggccatggccaccaAGCTCCAATGGTTGCCACGGCTCCTCCTGCTCACCCACTCTGCCTTCTTCCTGCTCAGCCACACCGCCGCCTTGCCGTGGACTCTCGACCACGCCTCCGGCCTCCACCCCGTGGTGCTGCTGCCCGGCAGCACGTGCAGCCAGATCGAGGTCCGCCTCACGGACGCCTACGAGCCGCCGTCGCCGCTCTGCGCCGGGCACAAGGGCGACGGCCAGTGGCACCGGCTATGGAAGAACGCGGCCGCTCCTGATGCCGACGCCCCGTGCTTCGCCGATCAGTTTAGATTGGTCTACGACGATGTCGCCGGCGATTACCGCAACGCGCCGGGCGTCGAGACCCGCGCCGTCTCCTTCGGCTCCACCCGCGGCTTCCTTGCCGACGACCTTGCCGACAAGTAAGTACTAGCTTCGTCGTGGTTTATTGGTCCCTTCACATTTTATGCTAAATTTTGAtcttagatttaactaacaaaatattaatgcacgTAACCAATGCAAAGTATCATTAAAAATCCGACGATATAGTTTTCGATGAACGCATTATTATTttcttagttaaatttatgattaaAATTTAACACAAAATACTAAAAAGACCAATAATTAAAGGGTAGAATCCAAAACTATGCTCTCACTAACGACATCACATATTCACATCAATAAACGACAACTTGGTTAACCTGCCAGGGAGCTCTGCATGGGGAAGCTGGTGGAGGCGTTGGAGCGAGTAGGGTACCGCGACGGCGAGACCCTCTTCGGTGCTCCCTACGACTCCCGGCAGGCGCCCGCCCCACCGGGGAAGGCGAACAGAGAGCTCTCCCGGTTCCGGCGGCAGCTCAGGGAGCTGGTGGAGCGCGCGAGCAGGACGAACGGTGACAAGCCGGTCATCCTCGTCTCGCACAGCCAGGGTGGCTACTTCGCACTCGACTTCCTCAACCGGAGCCCGCTGCCGTGGCGCAGGAGGTTGGTGAAGCACTTCGTCATGGCCTCTACGGGCGCCGGCGGGTTCGTGCTGCTAATGCAGAGCCTCCTCCCCTCGAGCGGCAGCTCCACCTCAGCCTCACCCGCCGGCGTCCTCTCGCCGCCGCAAGTTAGGATGATCTTCCCCGGCACTTTCTCGGCACTGCCGTCTCCCGTCGCTTTCGGCGACGACACGCCGCTGGTGGTCACGGCGAACCGGAGCTACGCCGCGCGCGACATGCCGGCATTCCTCGCGGCGGCGGGGCTGCCGCCACAGGCGGTATGGCTCTACGAGACGCGTGCCCTTCCCGTGGCGCTGAGCCTCGGACCGCCGCTAGTGCCCATGACGTGTGTCAACGGCGGTGGCGTGCCGACCGTGGAGAGGCTCGTCTACCCGGGCCCTGGCGGCCTCGGCGCGGCCCCGGAGGTGGTGTACGGAGACGGCGACGGCGTGGTGAACTTGGCGAGCATACTTGCGCTGGACACGGTGATGGGTGGAGACCCGAGGCAGGAGCACTACAGGTCCATCAGGATCGCCAATATGTCTCACCTTGGTGTTGTCTCGGACGCTCTCGCCCTCGAGCGTTTGCTTGGTGAGATTTTTCACGCCGCTACACCGGCCGTGGATGCGCGTGCGATGTAGTGAACATAATTGAGCTGCGACACCCGCTTTTATCCCAAAATTTTGCAATGAAAAACATCGCTGCTATGTGATGTTTTTGATCCGGTTTTTCTTGTGAACTGCATCCACTCTCTCCTGCTTAATGAATTGCCGAAGCTCCCGACCATCTAGCTTTTTCCCTCAAAATTGTTTTTACAAAAAGAGGATGACCCCGACCTCTGCTTCTGGATGATGCATGTAACCATTTCCCTTAAAATTGTGATGCATCGTTTTGGTTactgcaaaaatatcttttggaaACAAAATCTACAACATTTGTTTTTGATTTTATCTTGTCCCAAAGAACAGCATGAGGATTTTGTTCTTTAATTATACAGTTTCTTCTTTTTTTGCAGATTCTTTTTAGAATTTTGGTTAGGCTACTCGTAGTGAGAAGCATCATATACTAGCATCATGCATATGGGAACTACATCCACTCTATCCTGCTTAATGAATTGCCAGAGCTCCTGACCATCTAGCTTTTTCCCTTAAAATTGTTATGCACCCCCTCTAGTTCTTGGCTTGCTGGCATCATCGGTCATCGCGTCCCCTGCTTTGGCtcctcgcccctccccctccccaacccaAGACACCTTGTTGCCCTGCGCCTGTCATGTCAAGGCCTGCGTGTCTGGCCTGGCCCCCCTTCTTGGTGGTGTTTTTTCAACCTACATTTTACTTTCAACTCCCGATTTCTGATCCGGTGGCTATGGGATTCCTCAGGCCCAGGCCGGGGAGAAATCCCTGCTTGGCCTGCCGGTGCTGGCAGCAGCGACACTCACAAGTGTAGTTCGCTTCTTGGAAGCGTTGTCGTGGACTCTCTCTGAGCCCCTCTTTTAGCACCTGGGGAAACCCTAGGTTTCATTCATCAAATCGGACGGCGGCGGGCGCCTGGCGTCATCTTGTGTGCTTGCAGCATCCCCGGTGTCGGACTTGTAGATGTAGGACGTCATGTAGGTTCGGACTGCCCCTCAAGCTAGGGGGTGTagctgtgttgtttgcttgttcagAGCGAGCACGCCTTGTCTCTCTTGTCTCTCTACTCTGGGCACCGTGTTCGTACCTCCTTTCGTTCGTGCATGTGTTGTATCGTCATTTGTACTCATTCTTTTTTCttctatcaatggaatgatacACACACTTTGGGTATTTAAAACAAAAAGATTGGTAAATAGTTGAGCAGACTTAGAAGTTTGTGGAAGGGGAAGATTGACCGAATAGTTGATTCGTAGTGCACTTGTCCTGGACCACTTCGGTACCCcgtgaacactagtagaaaacagggctttgatcCAGGCCGGgttagctgttggggaacgtagtaatttcaaaaaaattcctacgtacacgcaagatcatggtgatggcatagcaacgagaggggagagtgttgtccacgtaccctcgtagaccgtaagcggaagcgtttgaacaacgcggttgatgtagtcgtacgtcttcacgatccgaccgatccaagcaccgaacgtacggcacctccgagttcagcacacgttcagctcgatgacgatccccgggctccgatccaacaaagcttcggggatgagttccgtcagcacgacggcgtggtgacgatgatgatgctctatcggcgcagggcttcgcctaaactccgcgacgatatgactgagatggaatatggtggaggggggcaccgcacacggctaaggaacgatccgtagatcaacttgtgtgtctagggtgcccccccccccgcccccgtatataaaggagccaggggggaggaggcggccggccaaggagggcgcgccaaggggggagtcctactcccaccgggagtaggactcccttctttcctagttggaataggagaaggggggaagaggaggaagaggggaaggaaagggggggggggcgccgccccccttcccttgtcctattcggactaggagggggagaggcgcgcggccccctcctgggtccttctctcttctccctcgtggcccatgtaggcccattaaccccccgggggggttccggtaacctcccggtactccggtaaaatgtcgatttcacccggaaccattccgatgtccaaacataggcttccaatatatcaatctttatgtctcgaccattccgagactccttgtcatgtccgtgatcacatccgggactccgaacaaacttcggtacatcaaaacttgtaaactcataataaaactgtcatcgaaacgttaagcgtgcggaccctacgggttcgaaaactatgtagacatgacctaaaaccattctcggtcaataaccaatagtgggacctggatgcccatattggttcctacatattctacgaagatctttatcggtcaaaccgcataacaacatacgttgttccctttgtcattggtatgttacttgcccgagatttgatcgtcggtatccagtacctagttcaatctcgttaccggcaagtctctttactcgttctgtaatatgtCATCTCATAACcaacttattagttataatgcttgcaaggcttaagtgatgagtattaccgagagggcccagagatacctctccgacaatcggagtgacaaaacctaatctcgaaatacgccaactcaacatgtaccttcggagacacctgtagtactcctttataatcacccagttacgttgtgacgtttggtagtacccaaagtgttcttccggtaaacgggagttgcatatttctcatagttgcaggaacatgtataagtcatgaagaaagcaatagcagaatactaaacgatcaagtgctaagctaacgggatgggtcatgtcaatcacatcattcttctaacgatgtgatcccattaatcaaatgacaacacatgtctatggttaggaaacataaccatctttgattaatgagctagtcaagtagaggcatactagtgactatatgtttgtctatgtattcacacatgtatcatgtttccggttaatacaattctagcatgaataataaacatttatcatgatatgaggaaataaataataactttattattgcctctagggtatatttcttcattagcccattagtcccggttcagtcatgaaccgggactaatgtgagcattggtcccggttcatgcggcaaaggcattagtcccggttcaaatgggacctttagtcccggttggtgccacgaaccggtactaatgcctcaaaccccattagtaccggttcgtggcacgaaccggtactaaaggttaaaggtcccattttcaaactgtaCCCCCcctatcgccttttcagttttgtaaaaagcaaaagaaaatgatagaaacttcaaaaattaaaatccttcgagatgtagttatgttactacatctactagttaggaaaatttaaaaacttaaatttggacatgttttgcaaaaagtgtagggaaaatgtaaaacggctataacttttccatactatgtcagaaaaaaacgtatactatatcaaaatgttcagcacgaaaagtCGCATCTGATTTTGACAGCCTATGGCCTATTTGCAaaattttagaatcctcaaattctaaaaggaaaaaaagctatgctcaaatttcagttttttattttttttaatttttgttaaatctggtcaaactatggtcaaactacttattcaagaagtactagtgttactaaataattattcaataatattagtgttactaaataattattccagtttttttgaattttggtcaaatctagtcaaattgtggtcaaacaatggtcaaactacttattcaagaaatattagtgttactaaataattatttcagtgtttttgaattttggtcaaatctggtcaaactgtggtcaaactacttattcaagaaatattagtgtgaCCAAATAATTATTGTTCTAACAAtattttcaaactcaaacagtgaaatgtatgacttcatgctcaagctaaattcctgagagttaataggattgacatcttactattgtcaggaaaacaacaagtgcagacttgtaaacgagggagaataggacccggaagttaagcgtgctcaggctggagtagtgagatgggtgaccatccgggaagttagatgatttagaatgatgaggggtgattagagattaaaggttaaattcaacagtgatgagggtgattagagattagaggttaaaataattgagaaatttgaaaataaaaaaaattcaaaaaagaaataaaaaaattcaaaaagaatcataaaatttcctttagtaccggttggtgttaccaaccgggactaaaggtggaccttcaggcagcggccacgtgggtGGCCTTTAGTCAAATAccgctttttctactagtggaagttAAGGAATTTAGGTTTACTATGTATGTTGAGCATCACTTGGGTATCTCTTAAGATTACGGAGTTCAGTTTAATATGTTATGGTTAGTAGAGCTTGTACATACTTGATTTttgagaaaagtatgtttttggccCCTCAAGTTTCCCAAAAGTATAGACTTGgtccctcaaaaaaaaattgtatGAATTTGGTCTTCCAAGTCTCAAAACCGGATAAGTTTGGTCCAAAACCGGATTTTGAGtacgttgaccgggtttgaccatgttgaccaggtttgaccgatgaacagtaaattcaaaaaatagcaaacaaattcaaaaaaaatctgaaattttgtgacaACCAACATGCTTGGGTGCGTGTAAATTTGTGTGGTCAAATAACATCAGAGGAGCTCTAGAAAAAAACGAATTTTGGCTTTTTTTGCGAGCCAAAACTTGTTTTCTTTTTGCCACGAGCTTCTCGAATGTCGAAATACCACATAAATTTTCAAGCACCTAGCGCATCCAAGCATCTCGGTTGTCACAAAATTTTAGATTTATTTGatatatttttctattttttgaatttggTGTTCATCGGTCAAACCTGGTCAAGCCCACTCAACACGCTTAAAGTCTGGCTTTGGACCAAGCTTATCCGGTTTTGAAACTTGAAGGATCAAATGTATATCAGGAAATCTTGAGGGACCAAGTCTATACTTTTAGGGAACTcgagggaccaaaaacatacttttctcttgatttttctagGTCATTTTTGAGAATGTAACCTCACTGACGCCTCCAAATGAGAACTGAGGAGATGAAGTGGTTTTTCCATCGTTAAAAAGGAACGTAGCTTTGTGGTGCACGCTAGCTCTCACGCTTATGAAATGATGATCCAGTGAAATGAGAGCTAACAACATATTCCCATGATAAGAACTGTAAGCTTCTAGGATTGTCGACATCTAAGGAATCTTATTTTTCTCCAAAGAAATGTAGGTTTGATAATGTAGGCAGATGACAATCATNNNNNNNNNNTTTCTGGTTTTTTTTTTCTGTTGTATACTATGTAGGTGAATGTTGGTTAAACTACTGTCCATTTGCTTCTGCATTTCCCCAAGCTGCTGCTCCCAGTTGAGTGCCACAAAAAGATGGTGAACTTGTTTTGTGCTTCGAATTATCAGGTTGTATTTTGATATAACTAAGTAGTTGAGGTTGCCATTTTCGTCGATATAACCCAATAGCCAACATGCTGAAGGTTGAAAGCAAAAGCAATTGACTTAAATTTGTAAGCCTAACTGCATTGTAACATTTGTGAAAATTGGATGGTTTGGTATGTATAAAATctaaactgcaaaaacgtcttacgtTAAGTTATAGAGGTAGTACATTTTACTCGTGTTCACAGATGAATCGAGAATAACATCTACAAGTGTATAACAATTTTTTACAAACAACGGGAGTCGGTGCTACTTGCATGAAGCTCTAACCATGAACATAACCCGAAACTTTCACACAGCAAATCCTCACTTCAGCAACAAAATGTGTAGATACATCGTTATAAGAGTTAAATACACTGGAGGTGCTTCAACTTGTCTTGCACGGTCAGTTTGATGCCCGAAGTTGCAATATACACAAATCTGGTGCTCGAATTTGTCGGGCCGTGCAAATACGGTGCCTCCTTTTGTATTTTAACGTACGTCCAGCACACGTGGTGTGCCAGCATGGCGGTGACGCACTTTTGTGGATGAGAGCGCGAAAGTGATGGGTGTTGTGCACGTGAGATTTTCTTTATACGGAAACCCAATTTGTATTTTTTAATCACATAGGAAAGATTTGAAATAAAGTGTATGCTAATGAGAAATaacatgaaaaaaaatcaaattgaaGGGGTTTCGAACCAAGCAGTTCCTGGTCAAATACAGCTCAAATTGTCCATAGAAATAGACAATTTCCACATATTGCTCTGCAGTTTTCCTAGTGCGTTATCTATATGTTTATTTTTTTTTTCAAGTTCCTGTTTGGTTTCATGGCACGTAAACTTTTCATATAATAAGTACAATATGAACTTAtttcttatttgaattttttttctattttcattATTGCGTACTTTGAAGAGGCaaacatgaactttttcaaaaaattATGGCGATTGAAATAGTTCAAACTATATTAGAAATTATTGTGTAAATTTATGTATGTTCATTCTGGACAACAAGCATCTTCATTGTATTTCTAAAATACCCAATTATTCGCAAGTTGACAAAGCTGTATTTTGTAAACTATTCAACAAGCATTAAAAACTACTATGTTGACCTTTTCAATACAATTATCAAAACGTTACAGAAtaaatttcttgaacttttttcaaaatacaCGTTAACATTTTTTATTGCAAGACATACATTTTTCAAAAATAGTTCTAATCTTTTAATACATGTGAAACATTTCCCGgaaacatgttgaacatttttaaatgcaCTATCACTTTCTTTAGGTTTATGAAGTTGTAATTTACAGCTGCACCACTGTTCGCCCCGGCACCAGCCAGAGTTGTCCCGGAGGCTGGCCacttggcctgagacgtttgttcccgcagacggcttagtagcgtgctcGGTACCGAAGGCTCACTCTTCGTCTCGGCTACAGACCGCagcgcggctgtccggctagcaagagcaaacgctggaggccacccatgcGAAATACGTCCGGAGAGaaaacggttcgggcgacccggccgtttGCTTTATGAGTATCAGCTCGATCGAATCtactcccagagtctgagtactaTGCGCTTCACTCCGCGACCCACTCTCAGCCACAAACTGAAGCGCGCCTGTCCGGCTAGCGAAAacacaagccaaagagcggaggggacacgaaaaagattgaagggggctcggataaaaccgagtcggcaccctccgcataaaacttgcaccactaaaagcaaacatttgatatatctgcgcggactaactttgtcttttgcatgatcatctCCGAGGGGAACCCCATCCTCGCCCGGACGCTGGTAGCAGGCCCAACGCCGGCTGCAACCGGCATCACACCGCCTGCTTCATCTGCAGCATAAAACCTCCGCCCGACTCTTCGAGTCGCCCGGAGGCTACACCCAGCAGGTGCGCCGGCGCGCCCCTACTGGAAGCAAGCCGCACCGGGTGCAGCCCGCAGCCGGCTGTCATCGACGACATCAGTTGGCGGACTCCGCATCCGCGCCCGGCAGCATCAGTCAGCGGACTCCGCGTCCGCGCCCGACAACATCAGTCGGCGGACCCCGCGTCCGCACCCGACAGCATCAGTCGGCGGAATCCGCGTCGGCGCCCAACAACATCAGTCGACGGAATCCGCGCCCGCGCCCGATAGCACCAGCCGGCGGACCCCACATCCGCGCCTGGTAGGGCCCCGTGCCCATCAGCAGGCGGACACCGTGTCCGCGCCCGGCACCCTCGACACTGCCATCggtttcatcatcaacaacaagaccctccgcccaacttttccaagttgcccggaggctcggaggctacacccagcgggtgcgcttgtGCGCCCCCGCTCGAAACATGTCGCGCCTATTGCACGCCCGCCGCCGGCTGCAACCGGCCCCTCGACGCCATTGTCTGCACCAACAACCGCGAAAAgcctccgcccaacttttccaaaGTTGCCtggaggctacacccagcgggtgcgctcgCGCGCCCCCGCCGGAAGCAAGCCGCGATGACTGCCGACTGCTGCCCGCAGCCGGCTGTCATCAAGCATCTTGTACATCAACACCCGCTAAAAAACCTCCGCctaactttgccaagttgcccggaggctcggagaCTACTGTCGGCGTAATTgaccacggataccccgaagacggggagacaatatttcaagacatcgggactagcaaagcccctcagtccgactactCAGGCTGCCCCAGATGCCCCCCTGTCCGACTGCCCAGGACGGCTCGCCACCCGGCTGCCCAGCCTGCTCTCTGTTCGGCTGCACCAGTCGGTCTGCTACGTGAATTCAACTGCGGTGTCCCATCCGACACGACACCGACAAGACGGCAGTACACGACACTATTGGCGAATAGTGAAGTACTGTACATGTGTCACCTCATGTCATCATGTATAATGTCACTTGTCCCTggacactatttatgaagtgacccacgGGACAAGcatgatccatccatccatccacatgcTCACGCAAGGACACTGACGCACACACTCATTCGGCCAGAGGCCACGGCCACCAAGCcacacactagctagctagctcactGCTACTGCTATCAGTccaatacagctccaggagcaactctgtactgtgaTGTACTTCACATATATACAGAcgtgcaggagtaggggtattatctcttcggagagtcccgaacctgggtaaactagcgcgagACCTTGCATACCCGTCCTCGGATATTCctcagcagtcttgccctcacctcaAGCCACCCCGCGGTATCCCCTACCGACTGACGCGAGAATACTCCGACATCCTCTGTCCCGAGTTTGTATTATTTCTCATCCTTCATGTGTCCTTATAATACACAATATTTCTCATCCTTCATGTGTCCTTATAATACACAATAACACACAACTTGACCCCAGTCTAATAAGAAGGAAAAACAAAACACTTTGAAATGTGACCCTGTTAGTTTGAACCTGAAAGTCCTTTGAGCATCAGGTCCAGCTTGCTCAGACAAGAAATGAAAAATGGATGTTGCTTTTTGCTTTTTGTAAGGGCTGCATTTA from Triticum aestivum cultivar Chinese Spring unplaced genomic scaffold, IWGSC CS RefSeq v2.1 scaffold117306, whole genome shotgun sequence harbors:
- the LOC123172445 gene encoding lecithin-cholesterol acyltransferase-like 1, translated to MAMATKLQWLPRLLLLTHSAFFLLSHTAALPWTLDHASGLHPVVLLPGSTCSQIEVRLTDAYEPPSPLCAGHKGDGQWHRLWKNAAAPDADAPCFADQFRLVYDDVAGDYRNAPGVETRAVSFGSTRGFLADDLADKELCMGKLVEALERVGYRDGETLFGAPYDSRQAPAPPGKANRELSRFRRQLRELVERASRTNGDKPVILVSHSQGGYFALDFLNRSPLPWRRRLVKHFVMASTGAGGFVLLMQSLLPSSGSSTSASPAGVLSPPQVRMIFPGTFSALPSPVAFGDDTPLVVTANRSYAARDMPAFLAAAGLPPQAVWLYETRALPVALSLGPPLVPMTCVNGGGVPTVERLVYPGPGGLGAAPEVVYGDGDGVVNLASILALDTVMGGDPRQEHYRSIRIANMSHLGVVSDALALERLLGEIFHAATPAVDARAM